The DNA sequence AGAAACTTGCAACGAACCTATCTGCACATAATTTGGAAGAACCTTATTCGTCTCAACATAAGACTTGACCCTTCCAGCAGCGCCAATAATATCAGCAATAGTGCACGTAGGCTGCGAATTGGAGGTACTAGAATTGTTGTTAGTAGAAGTGCCATTAGTTGTTGTTGCGGTGTTAGAAGTGGTGTTAGTTGTTGATGGTGTGGTTGTTGTCTGGTGGAAAAACGCCTTGTCAATCAATCCATATCTAAACAGCGCATATCCTGATGCTCCATTGGATATTGCTGATTGTATGTCTTGGTTGATTTCTGATGCGGGTAATTTCACCACGTTACTGTCGCTTTCGTATATTTGTAAACCCGCCACCACTGGTTTGTTTGAATGTTCTACAATCCATTTAGTGGTGGTGCCTATCCATGCTGTGTTCTTGTTGTAGTTTCCCTTGTAGATCATTGGAACAAGGAAATCTAAGTATTTTGAGAGCTCAGCATAGTCCTGGCCATAATAATAACCATTTACACTGCACTCAGGCATGAGTGAAGCAGAAATGGATATTTTCGGGCTGATGGAATATAATGTTTCATCAACTTTTTTTACAAAGTTGGTGATTGCATCTGTTCCACCAGAATGCTTGTAGGCTGTTCCAGGATAACGTACGTAATCGAGGTGAATTCCGTCGATATCGTAATTTTTAGCTAGGCTTGCAATGTAATTTACCAGTGCATCATTGAAACTCGTGTCTGTAGTTGTTATAGTCTTTGTTGTGTATTCTGTGGTGGTTTTGTAGCTGTAGGACCAGTAGTACTTCCATTGGTAGTTCCAATAGGATTTCCAGGAGTATCTCCATACTCCTCTGTATTTATACCAACTTTTGTACCAGACCTTATACCAACTTTTATACCAGTTTTTGGTTGCTACTTTCACTGTTTTGGTGTAGGGTACCTTGACTGTGGTTTTGATAGTTTTCCCGAGGGGATCTACCCATTTTCCATTTTCGTCTATGAAGCAGGAAACCCAGGCATGTACCCTTATTCCAGTTCCGTTTAACTTACTTAGTATGGCTGTCAGGACAGTATTGTAATTGGGAGAAGAAAATCGGTTCGTCTTGACGAATATATCCGTTATTCCGGCATTTAATAATTCGTTTAGATTCACAGCCGATACTTCATCCGCACTGATCCATAATGCGTGGACATTTTGGAATCCATCTGATGCTGCCGCGGTGTTATTTTGAATGGTTTCTGTTCGGTTACTGTTATCTGATGAACTATTCTGAGTACTATTGATAGTTTCTGAAGTATGGTTTAGTTTTTGATTAGTGTCTGAATCATTAACCACAGAAGTGGTTGTATTCTGAATGGTGTATGTGTTGGTGTTGTTTTCTGTTATTTCACTGACATTGGTCGTATTCGCGAAATTTTCTGTTGCGGACTGATTTGGGGTGGCATAGATTATATTAGGGGCCAGCATGCCAACTCCAAGTAGGAGCAGCATAACTAGCAGCAATTGTTGGTTCAATAATATGCCCCCTCAATGTCTGCTTGTCAGTTGAACACAGATAGATGTTCCTGACACATTAAGATCATCCTTTTGAGCATATAAATGTTATCATAGATTTTTGGTAAAAAAAACAACCATATAGTCTTTTTCTTGTTTAAAACGTTTGAAATAAGAACTTTTCATCATGAATCCTTTTTTTAATATTTATTTTCTGCCAACTCCATCAACTTTCACCAGTTATATCATGACCAGTCTGATTTCACGTCAAGATGTAAATCTCGTCAAATCTTATAACTCCACATGGATTTCTGTAAAAATTTGTTACTTATTTTAAGAACAATAATAGTAAAGATCAGTAAACATCCGTAAAAATAATATTAAGTCTTTTATTGGAGTTATAGTGAGAATCATATAAAATTGATACATTTTAAAAAAATTGCCCTCAGTATGCATTAATGAAGAATGTTTTGAATGTCCAATATACAATCTAAAGTGAATTAGAATGAATTAAAGTAAAAAAATAGTTAAAAAATTCCAAATTTCCATTATCTGAATAAATATAAGTTTCCATGCCAATTATTATTTCAAGGATAAAAAAGCTAAAAAAAATTACGCAATTCATTCTATCAGAATGTGGGACACCAAAATTTATATCCAAAATCATACAAACGCTTTTTATATGATCCTAGAAAAGATTGAAAGGGCTTTACAAATACTGGAACAGTCCCCAGAATTTGCAGAAATTATTCCTGAAGTACGTAGCAATATCGTAATGGCCCGAAAGAATGCTCAAACATTAAAAGATGTTGCTGGGATACCAGGACGTGTAACTATTGTAAATGGTATGCCCAAAGCTGTTGCCCGGCCTGATTATGGTGTTTCATCCCATATGGCAAGGCTAGTTATAAGCATTATGAAATATGATCCTGATAAGCGCAGCGCCCTCAATATCAAATATCACCCTAATATAGTGGAGATCTGCCAGAAACTGGGTCTAAAAGTTTCTAGTTATGATCGCAACAAGGAACCCCCTGAGTTTGCAAAAAAAGAGGGAAGTACCATCCCATGGGGTGTGAAAAATGCCGTAGAAAACCTCAAAGATGTTCCAGATGTCATATATCACATAGGAGCTTGGGGAAAAGAGCCAATGATCGTTATTGTCGGTGAAAACCCTGTAGAAGTGGCTAAAATGGCAATATGCATTGCTAAACTTTATCTTAACACAATTGATAAGTTTTAGTGCTGAAAAACTGTTTTTTAAAAATAGTAATCTTGTTTTAAGTATACTGCGAATTCTATGAAAAAAAATCGATTTTCAACACCATAATCTAGTATAGAAATTATATTATAATACAAAGGTAATATATGGGCTATAATTAGAATAAGATTAAAAAAAAAGACAATTAAATCAATAAAAATATAAAATAGGATATTGGAAAAATAAAAATAAAATCATTATATGTTTAAAATTGAATTATTATCCAATAATGTTGATAAAATACTAATAAAAAAATTATTTGGAATTAGTAAATAAATAGCGTATAATTATAATCACTCCTAATTGTTGAGGGATCATAATGCATTATGAAATGTATGAAGAGATGATGGAACAACCTACCTCTTTAGAGAAGACAATTAATGCTGAAAAATCTCATATGAAAGAAATAAGTGAGAAATTCAGAGAATTTGACAAGATATATATGGTAGGGTGCGGAAGCTCTCTATCAACTTGTTTTTCAGCTAATGATGCCATGAAAATGGTATCTGACCGTAACTTGGAAGTATTTACTGGTTATGAATTTTTTTACCATAAAAAACTCCGTAACAAAGATGTAGGAGTTATTTTAACATCCCAGTCAGGAGAAACAGCTGATACCTTAGCTGCCATGAGAAAAGCTCAAAAAGAGGGCATTTACACCGTTTCAATTGTTAACGAAGCAGAAAGCACTTTAATGAAAGAGTCTGATGATGCTGTTTTAACTCTTTGTGGTCGAGAAAATGCTATACTGGGCACAAAAACATATATGACCCAATTAATGAGCTTGTACCATATACTTTTCCATATGGAAGACTCTTCTCTTGCCAGCAATGTTCTTGCAGATATGAAAAAAATTCCTACAATCACCAAAGAGCTTTTAAATAAAACTGAAGAAGAAAATAAAGTTTTGGCCAAAAAATACGCAGATTATGACATATTTTATGCAATGGGAAGCGGTCCCAACTATGGTTTGGCTTATAAACTAGCCATGACCATGTTTATGGAAGGGGCTCTAAAACATGCTTGTCCTTTATACTCTGGAGAATTCCGCCATGGTCTTATTGAAAGAGTGGAAGAAAATATTCCAGTTGTTTTTCTAGATGCAGGATATCCTGGAGATGAATTCACATATAAATCAATCGATTTTTCCAATAAAGTTGGTGCAGAAAATATAATATATCGAATGCAAGATTATGCAGATATTAATCCCCTATTATCACCATTTATACTAGTAATTCCTTTAGAATGGTTCATTTATTACTTGGCACACTATAATGGAGAAGATCCAGGTAGCACAAGACATATAGGGAAGGTAAGATACTGAATTTCAAAATTGAATAGAATTTTTTAAAAATTTTTTAAAAAAAAAGCGTAATATTAGGAAAAAATCAAGAAAAAAAGATGAAATATCTGGGAAACGAGTATTGTTCCCAGAACTATTTAATTTCCAGTTTTTTGCTTTCTGCAACTTTTTTAGGAAGTTTTATGACAAGCATTGCATTTTCAAAATTGGCACTGGCCTCTTTGATTTTAATCTCATAGGGCAATTCCAAATTTCGCACGACTTCACCAAATCCTCTTTCCCGTTTAATGTAATTTATTCCTTCACCCTCCATTCCTTCGGGGAAGGTAACTGTGATGGTTACAGATTCATTTGTTATATCAACAGATAAATTGTCTTTTTCAACACCTGGAAGGTCAGCAATGATAATAAATTCAGTAGGTGTGCTTATTAGATCAACATAAGGGGTGGTAGGCGTACTGTACTCTGTAATTGTCTTCCCAAATTCTTCCTGTTTTTCTCGTAAAGTACTCAATACATCATTAACCATCTTCTCAGCAGTGGCACGTAATTCTTCACCCTTATCTGAAACTGTGTCCTTAGCTTCAGAAGCTTTTTGTTTTACTTCCTCACTTTTTTCTGAAACAGAGTCTTTAACTTCCGCTGCTTTGGAAATGATTTCTTCTTTTGTGTCTTTATTCTTAGTATCTAATCTTTTCTTTTTATCCATTCAAATCCCTCTCATCCCATAATTAATCCAAGTCAGATGCTTTTTGCTGCAATCTGGAGTTCAAATTTTATTTATCCATGAACATGATATTCTCCGTGAACTTGAAATAATACTTTTAACAAGAATTGCTTTCCTATTTAGCCCTGATTTTCCTGTTGAATTCTTGAAGTTTTTCAACTATCAATGATATGCCAGTACCCTCAGATGCAGCGACCATAAGTAGCTCTTCATCAATATCAATATGTTCTTTAATGTACTTAACATTTTCTTCATCTTCCACCAAGTCCATTTTATTTGAAAGTGGAAGGATGGGAATATTCTTGAATATTTTTTTTATTTCCCAGTAAAGGTTTATTTGATTTTCTACATGAAATCCTGATGTTTGAGAGGGATCAAATATAAATAAAATCAAATCTGCTAAGTGTTCCAATGCTACCATGGCATTTAGCTCTATTGGATTCATATCCTGCACTGGACGATCCAATAAACCAGGAGTGTCTATAATTTGATATTTCTGCCAACGTAACTCGAAATGTCCAATTTGAATACCTTTAGTGGTAAAAGGATAATCAGCAACTTCAGGTTCGGCATTGGTAATTTGTCGAAGGAGTGTTGATTTTCCGACATTGGGAAATCCGGCAATAACTGCAGTGGTGGCTTCAACATCCACAGTGGGAATATTACGCAGTTTTTGCCTGGCAAAATTTAAAAAATCAAGTTCTTCACTGATACGGTTCACAACAGAAGCTATTCTGCCAAATGCTGCTCTTCGAATTTGTGCAGCGTCTTCTGGAGGTGATCTTCTTATGCGATGTGTGTACTGGTTCTGCAATTTTTCCAATACACCATTAGCCCAGTTCAATGCTCCCAAAGACTTTTTAAGATCATCAACTCCCACTGCCACATCAATGTAGTCCTGATAGAACATGGAAAGTTCCTCAATGTGGGGTGTTTTCTCCAGAATATCTTCAAAAGTTTCCCTAATAACTTGACAAGCTGTTTGGACTCTTACTTCTTCAATTCGTTTTGATTTTTTCTGACGGTGAATCTTTGATGTGCGAACCTTGGCTGCGGCCTTTTTCGCACGTCGAAATCCCTTATCGAGCACTTCATCAGGTGTAGGTATGTTAGGTAAAAACATTAAATCACATTTTTTTAAAAGATTTTAAAAAATTTTATAAAATTTTTTTTTTTGGATTCTATTTTTAAGGTATAAATAAGTAATAATCTCATTTT is a window from the Methanobacterium sp. genome containing:
- a CDS encoding thiamine-phosphate synthase; amino-acid sequence: MILEKIERALQILEQSPEFAEIIPEVRSNIVMARKNAQTLKDVAGIPGRVTIVNGMPKAVARPDYGVSSHMARLVISIMKYDPDKRSALNIKYHPNIVEICQKLGLKVSSYDRNKEPPEFAKKEGSTIPWGVKNAVENLKDVPDVIYHIGAWGKEPMIVIVGENPVEVAKMAICIAKLYLNTIDKF
- a CDS encoding Hsp20/alpha crystallin family protein, producing MDKKKRLDTKNKDTKEEIISKAAEVKDSVSEKSEEVKQKASEAKDTVSDKGEELRATAEKMVNDVLSTLREKQEEFGKTITEYSTPTTPYVDLISTPTEFIIIADLPGVEKDNLSVDITNESVTITVTFPEGMEGEGINYIKRERGFGEVVRNLELPYEIKIKEASANFENAMLVIKLPKKVAESKKLEIK
- a CDS encoding SIS domain-containing protein, giving the protein MHYEMYEEMMEQPTSLEKTINAEKSHMKEISEKFREFDKIYMVGCGSSLSTCFSANDAMKMVSDRNLEVFTGYEFFYHKKLRNKDVGVILTSQSGETADTLAAMRKAQKEGIYTVSIVNEAESTLMKESDDAVLTLCGRENAILGTKTYMTQLMSLYHILFHMEDSSLASNVLADMKKIPTITKELLNKTEEENKVLAKKYADYDIFYAMGSGPNYGLAYKLAMTMFMEGALKHACPLYSGEFRHGLIERVEENIPVVFLDAGYPGDEFTYKSIDFSNKVGAENIIYRMQDYADINPLLSPFILVIPLEWFIYYLAHYNGEDPGSTRHIGKVRY
- a CDS encoding NOG1 family protein, translated to MFLPNIPTPDEVLDKGFRRAKKAAAKVRTSKIHRQKKSKRIEEVRVQTACQVIRETFEDILEKTPHIEELSMFYQDYIDVAVGVDDLKKSLGALNWANGVLEKLQNQYTHRIRRSPPEDAAQIRRAAFGRIASVVNRISEELDFLNFARQKLRNIPTVDVEATTAVIAGFPNVGKSTLLRQITNAEPEVADYPFTTKGIQIGHFELRWQKYQIIDTPGLLDRPVQDMNPIELNAMVALEHLADLILFIFDPSQTSGFHVENQINLYWEIKKIFKNIPILPLSNKMDLVEDEENVKYIKEHIDIDEELLMVAASEGTGISLIVEKLQEFNRKIRAK